A stretch of DNA from Mesomycoplasma lagogenitalium:
CCGCTAACAATTTATAAAATTTCAAAAGCAACTTGAAAAAAATTTTTTATAAGAATTCACAGTTCGCTTTTAATTGCTTCAAATGTTATATTAATTATTTTAAGAAATGTTTTATTTAATACAGCATTTCCTCAAGGAACTATTGGTAATTATGAATGAGCAATAGGGGCGGCAGCTATTTTAGGATTAACTGGCGCTATAAGTGAAATATTTTTAGCGGTTTTTGGTGCTATAAGTTCTAATATCTCTATTTTTGTAGGTAAATATTTAGGTAATAAAGAATTTGAAATTGCCAAACAAAATGCTAATGAATTAAAAGGATTTCATACAACTGTTGCTTTACTTTTATCGATAATTTTAATTATTTTCGCTTTAATTATTCCTAAAATAGATTATTTTAGTTCTGCAATTAAAGAATTAGATGCTAAAAAAATTTATTTAAATGAAATTAGAAACACACTGTTTGTTGTAGCATTTTTTAATCCATTATGAATTTGATATGTAACATCTGATAGATTAATTGCTTCTGGAGGAAGAACTAATTTAGCAGCATTTTTAGAATTTATATTAGAAGCAGTATCATTAATTTGATTAATTATTATTGCATTAGTTATAGTTCCTAATAATGAACATTTATCATTATGACACACTTATTGAATATTTTTTGCTTTAGATTTTCTTAAAATTTTTATATTTGAAATTATTTTTATTAAAGTTGATTGAGCTAGGCATATTGACGATCCTAATGTAAAAAGAA
This window harbors:
- a CDS encoding MATE family efflux transporter; protein product: MIKNKKWLVAFKEHFPNNWVKWKTYLKFSLPVIITGILFALNGFIDNFMVANIAHGVDSLSYANSWSGIVSGLIAGISIVCSVLIGQYWGSLNYKKIKEVMRMRVLLTFICTTIFAIFALTFTNQMISVFYRGEQTEIVMNQARDYLMLITVTWIIFSWTSPMSALLAETGHGKEALISSIGSLLINIILNAILIYGLKLGVKGAAYASIAARIFGIIGDTFFVFLKVKKCLINPLTIYKISKATWKKFFIRIHSSLLIASNVILIILRNVLFNTAFPQGTIGNYEWAIGAAAILGLTGAISEIFLAVFGAISSNISIFVGKYLGNKEFEIAKQNANELKGFHTTVALLLSIILIIFALIIPKIDYFSSAIKELDAKKIYLNEIRNTLFVVAFFNPLWIWYVTSDRLIASGGRTNLAAFLEFILEAVSLIWLIIIALVIVPNNEHLSLWHTYWIFFALDFLKIFIFEIIFIKVDWARHIDDPNVKRKIWEKNVIKNN